One genomic window of Priestia filamentosa includes the following:
- the mmuP gene encoding S-methylmethionine permease, with product MGAQPKQEFQRKMKERHLVMLSLGGVIGTGLFLSSGYTIQQAGPFGTILSYLVGAVVVYLVMLCLGELSVHMPETGAFHAYAAKYIGPGTGYAVAWLYWLTWTVALGSEFTAAGLLMQRWFPSINVWIWSALFAVLIFVLNALTVKFFAESEFWFSSIKVLAIVFFIILGAGAMFGIIPLEHSEAAPFFSNITSEGLFPNGALALVMTMLAVNFAFSGTELIGVAAGETADPEKNIPKAIRTTLFRLIIFFVGTIVILAAFLPSSEAGVVESPFVAVLEKIGVPYAADIMNFVILTAILSAANSGLYASSRMLWSLADQKTISPIFAKLTKRGVPIYAVILSMVGGVLALFSSIIAPDTVYIVLVSISGLAVVIVWMSISLSQLFFRRCYIREGNSVEDLAYKTPLYPFVPIASFLLCLASCIGIAFDPTQRIALYCGLPFIILCYIVYYTTQHFKKKKEPIEYASGEKRSS from the coding sequence ATGGGAGCTCAACCAAAACAGGAATTTCAAAGGAAAATGAAAGAAAGACATCTTGTAATGCTTTCACTTGGCGGAGTTATTGGAACAGGTCTTTTCCTAAGCTCTGGTTATACAATTCAACAGGCAGGCCCCTTTGGCACTATTCTTTCTTATCTTGTTGGTGCCGTCGTTGTCTATCTTGTAATGCTATGTTTAGGAGAACTTTCTGTCCACATGCCTGAAACAGGCGCATTCCATGCATATGCAGCTAAATATATCGGTCCAGGAACTGGGTATGCTGTTGCATGGCTTTATTGGTTAACATGGACGGTTGCACTTGGATCGGAGTTTACAGCAGCAGGGCTGCTTATGCAGCGTTGGTTTCCATCTATTAATGTATGGATATGGAGCGCATTATTTGCTGTTTTGATTTTTGTTCTTAATGCTTTAACAGTCAAATTTTTTGCAGAATCAGAGTTTTGGTTTTCATCTATTAAAGTTTTAGCCATTGTATTTTTTATTATCCTAGGAGCAGGAGCAATGTTTGGTATTATTCCGCTTGAGCATTCAGAAGCTGCTCCGTTTTTCTCTAATATAACGAGTGAAGGTCTTTTTCCAAATGGAGCATTAGCTCTTGTAATGACGATGCTTGCAGTTAACTTTGCTTTTTCAGGAACAGAGCTTATTGGAGTTGCAGCTGGGGAAACAGCTGATCCGGAGAAGAACATTCCTAAGGCTATTCGTACAACATTATTCCGACTTATTATTTTCTTTGTTGGAACGATTGTTATTTTGGCAGCATTCTTACCAAGTTCAGAAGCAGGAGTTGTAGAAAGTCCATTTGTTGCTGTTCTTGAAAAAATAGGTGTCCCATACGCAGCAGATATTATGAACTTTGTCATTCTAACAGCTATTCTATCAGCAGCAAACTCAGGGCTCTATGCTTCATCTAGAATGCTCTGGTCACTTGCTGATCAAAAAACAATTTCACCCATCTTTGCAAAATTAACAAAGAGAGGTGTTCCAATTTACGCTGTAATTTTGAGTATGGTTGGAGGGGTGCTTGCTTTATTTTCAAGCATTATTGCTCCTGATACCGTATATATTGTTCTCGTCTCTATCTCAGGACTTGCCGTTGTTATAGTTTGGATGAGCATTAGTCTTTCACAGCTTTTCTTCCGCCGCTGTTATATTCGAGAAGGAAACTCTGTTGAAGATTTAGCATACAAAACACCGCTTTATCCATTTGTCCCTATTGCATCATTTTTACTTTGTTTAGCATCATGTATTGGGATTGCTTTTGATCCAACACAGCGTATAGCCTTGTATTGCGGCCTTCCATTTATTATTTTATGCTATATCGTATATTACACAACTCAACATTTTAAGAAGAAAAAGGAGCCTATTGAATATGCTAGTGGAGAGAAAAGATCCAGTTAA
- the mmuM gene encoding homocysteine S-methyltransferase: MLVERKDPVKNILEQYQTLIVDGALATELEGYGCDLNDPLWSARVLIENPELIYKVHKEYFLAGADCAITASYQATIDGFKQRGIQEEEGIRLIKKTVDLAKRARDDFWNEHKSNGRPKPIVAASVGPYGAYLADGSEYVGNYGVDDETLRAFHEPRIKVLIEAGADVLAFETIPSLQEAKVLSGLLEKFPSAYAWLSFSLKNEKEISDGSALKVCAEAFKEHPQIVAVGVNCAATNVVTEAIHTLHHYSGKPIIVYPNSGEMYDAETKTWHGSSTGKGFHEESKDWYEAGARLIGGCCRTSPQHIKELAHTFRA; this comes from the coding sequence ATGCTAGTGGAGAGAAAAGATCCAGTTAAAAACATTCTAGAACAGTATCAAACTTTAATTGTAGATGGAGCACTTGCAACAGAACTAGAAGGATATGGCTGTGACCTTAATGATCCTCTCTGGTCTGCACGTGTTCTTATCGAAAATCCAGAACTTATATATAAAGTTCATAAGGAATACTTTCTTGCTGGAGCAGATTGTGCCATTACAGCAAGCTATCAAGCAACAATTGATGGCTTTAAACAGCGAGGAATTCAAGAAGAAGAGGGAATTAGGCTTATTAAAAAAACGGTAGATCTTGCCAAGAGGGCACGTGATGATTTCTGGAATGAACACAAGAGCAATGGGAGGCCAAAACCTATTGTCGCAGCATCTGTTGGACCATATGGAGCATACCTCGCAGATGGTTCTGAATACGTTGGAAACTATGGGGTTGATGATGAAACCCTTCGAGCTTTTCATGAACCAAGAATTAAAGTGCTGATTGAAGCAGGAGCAGATGTTCTTGCATTTGAAACTATTCCTTCTTTGCAGGAAGCAAAAGTCCTGTCTGGTCTTTTGGAAAAGTTTCCATCTGCTTATGCTTGGCTCTCTTTCTCTCTGAAAAATGAGAAGGAGATTAGTGATGGAAGTGCGCTTAAAGTGTGTGCAGAAGCTTTTAAGGAACATCCTCAGATTGTTGCAGTTGGTGTGAACTGTGCCGCTACAAATGTTGTTACAGAGGCTATTCACACTCTTCATCACTACAGTGGCAAGCCTATTATTGTTTATCCCAACTCAGGAGAGATGTATGATGCTGAAACGAAAACGTGGCATGGCTCTTCAACAGGAAAAGGATTTCATGAAGAATCGAAAGATTGGTATGAAGCAGGAGCCCGTTTGATTGGAGGGTGCTGTCGTACTTCTCCCCAGCATATTAAAGAGCTTGCTCATACATTTAGAGCCTAA